The genome window AACATATTCAAACCCATCAAAGCCCATATCAAGTGATCTTAATGCTTTTTGGAATGCTTCTTCAAATGTTCTTCCGATAGCCATTACTTCTCCGGTTGCTTTCATTTGAACACCAACTTCACGGCTGATTCCTTTAAATTTATCAAACGGCCATCTTGGTATTTTAATTACAACATAATCGATTGCCGGTTCAAATGAAGCAGGGGTTTCTTTGGTAATGTCGTTTTTGATTTCATCCAGGGTCATTCCTAAAGCCACTTTTGATGAAATTTTTGCAATAGGATAACCGGTTGCTTTTGAAGCAAGTGCACTACTTCTTGATACACGAGGGTTTACTTCAATAACTTTATATTCATCGGTTTCAGGGTTTAAAGCGAACTGAATATTACATCCGCCTCTGATTCCTAATGCTCTGATAATTTTTATGGATGCATCACGCATTTTCTGAATAGTTTCATCACAGAGGTTTTGAATCGGAGCGACTACAACACTGTCCCCGGTGTGAATTCCCATAGGATCAATGTTTTCCATGGTACATACGATGATACAGGTATCTTCCTTATCCCTCATAACCTCAAATTCTATTTCTTTCCAACCAAGAACTGATTCGTCAATGAGAACCTGATTAATGAAACTCATGTCCAAACCATGATTTGCAATTTCGATTAATTCCTCTTCATTGTGGGCGATTCCCCCACCGGTTCCACCTAATGTGAATGCAGGTCTGACAATGACCGGATAACCAATTTCCTTTACAGCTTCCAGTGCTGCATCTACGCTTTCTACCGCTTCACATTTTGGAATTTCCTCACCGATTTCTTCCATTAAGTTTGCGAATAAATCACGGTCTTCCACATCTTTAATTGTTTGAACATCAGAACCAATAACTTTGATTCCTTCGAGTAAACCTAAATCTCCAAGTCCTGTTGCAATATTCAATCCAGTTTGTCCACCCATGGTTGGTAAAATAGCATCAATGTCCTCTTCTTCAATAATTTTTGCAACAACTTCAGGAGTCAATGGTTCTGTATAAACAGTATCGGCCATATCAATATCAGTTTGAATAGTAGCAGGATTACTGTTAACTAAAACAGTTTCAATTCCTTCCTCTCTTAATGATTTACATGCTTGTGAACCTGAATAATCGAACTCGGCAGCCTGTCCAATTTGAATAGGTCCAGAACCAATAATTAATACTTTTTTAATATCTTTATCTACTGGCATTTGTAATCCTCACTAAATATTTTAATAATCATCCATCATTTGACTGAACTCATCAAAAGTGCTTCTTGTATCATTTGGACCCGGACCTGCTTCAGGATGGTACTGTATACAATGCAAAGGTAATTCCTTGTGTGAAATACCTTCCGGAGTTCCGTCATTCAAGTTAACATGAGTTAATACTAAATCTGTTTCTTTTAAGGATTCCTTATCTATTGTGAATCCATGGTTTTGTGATGTGATAAATACTTTTCCAGTGTTTAAATCTTTTACTGGTTGGTTTTCACCACGGTGTCCAAATTTCATTTTGTATGACCTTGCACCGAATGATTTGGCAATCAATTGCTGACCCATACAAATTCCAAAAATAGGGAGTCTGTTTGATAACTTTTTCATAGTTTCAATAGTTTCAGTCACCCTATCAGGATTTCCAGGTCCTGAAGTAATCATCAAACCATTTGGAGAGTAATCTAAAATAGTTTTATAATCAGTATCATAAGGGAATAGAATAACTCCAATGTCCCTTTCTAAAAATGAGTTAATGATATTCTTTTTAACACCACAGTCAATTAGTGCAACTTTTTTATCGGCGTCTTCATTGAATATTTTAATTTCTTTAGTTGAAACCAAAGGCACAACATCAATATCTTCAATACTTGGTTGAGACTTTGCCATTTCAATTAACTTGTCGTCATCTATGTCTTCTGTTGTTATTGCGGCTTTAAGTGAACCTCTTTCCCTGATTTTTAAAGTTAAATCACGAGTATCGATTCCACTAATTCCAGGGGTTTCAAATTCTTTTAAGAATTCATCCAAAGTTTTTTGAGGTCCCCAGTTGGAAACTTCACGACATACCTCACGACAGACAAATCCTTCAACCTGAATTTTATCAGATTGATACCACTTCTCACTTACACCATGATTTCCTTCCAATGGGTAAGTAGACATTAATATTTCTCCTTTAAAAGACGGATCAGTTAATGATTCAGTATAACCACCCATACCTGTAGAAAAAACAAGTTCTCCTAATTTGGTGGTTTCATAACCGAATGCTTCACCTTTTAAAACAGTTCCATCTTCCAAAGCCAATTTAGCTATTTTTACCATTAAATCACCATTTTAAGAAAATATAATTCTCTATCTTTAATATATATTATTTTACTATATTATTAAATTATGGTTTTTTAAAAAATTTAAGAAAATTTTTGAATATTTTTTAAAAGTAATATTTTTAGGTATGCCAAAATATTTAAATGAAAACTTAAAAAATCATAACAAGGAGATGAAAAAATGAGAAAAAACTTTGAAAAAGCAATGGTAACTCCGCTTCCAGTCCTAATGATTGGAACTTATGACGAAGAAGGAAACGCAAATGTAATGAATATCGCTTGGGGAGGTCAATGTGGACCAAAACATATCGCAATCAACATTGGACTTCCAGAAGTGGAAAAAAAGACTTTAACAAACATTAAATCTAAAAAAGAATTCACACTAAGCTATGCAACTAAAGACACAATGGCGATATCCGATTACTTTGGATTATTCTCTGGAAATGTAGTTGACAAAATAGCTGAAGCAGAAGTGACTGTCGAAAAAGCAGAAAATGTAGATGCTCCAATAATTGCAGAATATCCTTTAACAGCAGAATGCAAAGTAATAGAAATGGTCGAAAATGATTTGGGAGAAATGCACGTTATTGGTGAAATCGTTAATGTCAGTGCAGACGAATCAATTTTAGACGACGATGGAAATGTATCTGTCGACAAATTACAGCCAATAGCATTTGATTCAATAGGAAATACCTACAGAATTGTTGGAGATGTTGTTGGAACCGCATTCGAAGATGGAATTAAAGTTAAAAAATAATTTTAATCCATTTATTATTTTTTTAAAGCAATCACACCAAATACTATTTAATAACTTAAAATATAAATTAGTAGTATTGAATTCAAAAAGTGTAAAAAATGGATTTGGAATCTCAAAACCTTATTAAAAAACACCTGAAGAGCAAAGATTTTGCCAAATTTAAAAAACTGATTAGCAAAACCACACTGTATGATGTACCTGAGTCCTTAACTGGAGAATTGAGGCCCTATCAGAAAATAGGTTACTCATGGCTGGTTCAAAACATCAGATACGGTTTTGGGAGCATACTTGCCGACGATATGGGTCTTGGAAAAACAATACAGGTACTGTCTGCAATCCTACATTATAAAGAAAAAGACCTTCTCGAAGACAGAACAGTGCTGATTATTGTACCGCCAACATTAATTTCAAATTGGGAAAACGAAATCAAGAAGTTCACACCAGATTTGACTTATTTTATTTATCACGGATCCAACAGAAGCTATCCTTTAGAAAAATATGATATCATTTTGACTTCATATGGGGTTGTAAGACTGGATTTGGACATGTTTTTGGATGAAAGATGGTTTATATGCGTCATTGATGAAGCTCAAAACATTAAAAATCCGAATACCGAACAAACAAAAGCGATTAAAAGCGTTAATGCAAGGTCCAAAATAGCTTTAACAGGAACACCAATTGAAAATAGATTAATGGACTATTGGTCAATATTTGACTTTACCAACAAAGGATACCTGTCAACAAAAGATGACTTCAAAAAGCAATTTGTCATGCCAATAGAAAAGCTTGAAGATGAAGAAACTCTTCTGGAGTTAAAGACAATAGCTAAACCGTTTGTTTTAAGACGTCTGAAAAGCGACGACGACATTAAAGATGAGC of Methanobrevibacter sp. contains these proteins:
- the carA gene encoding glutamine-hydrolyzing carbamoyl-phosphate synthase small subunit, coding for MVKIAKLALEDGTVLKGEAFGYETTKLGELVFSTGMGGYTESLTDPSFKGEILMSTYPLEGNHGVSEKWYQSDKIQVEGFVCREVCREVSNWGPQKTLDEFLKEFETPGISGIDTRDLTLKIRERGSLKAAITTEDIDDDKLIEMAKSQPSIEDIDVVPLVSTKEIKIFNEDADKKVALIDCGVKKNIINSFLERDIGVILFPYDTDYKTILDYSPNGLMITSGPGNPDRVTETIETMKKLSNRLPIFGICMGQQLIAKSFGARSYKMKFGHRGENQPVKDLNTGKVFITSQNHGFTIDKESLKETDLVLTHVNLNDGTPEGISHKELPLHCIQYHPEAGPGPNDTRSTFDEFSQMMDDY
- a CDS encoding flavin reductase family protein — translated: MRKNFEKAMVTPLPVLMIGTYDEEGNANVMNIAWGGQCGPKHIAINIGLPEVEKKTLTNIKSKKEFTLSYATKDTMAISDYFGLFSGNVVDKIAEAEVTVEKAENVDAPIIAEYPLTAECKVIEMVENDLGEMHVIGEIVNVSADESILDDDGNVSVDKLQPIAFDSIGNTYRIVGDVVGTAFEDGIKVKK
- a CDS encoding DEAD/DEAH box helicase; its protein translation is MDLESQNLIKKHLKSKDFAKFKKLISKTTLYDVPESLTGELRPYQKIGYSWLVQNIRYGFGSILADDMGLGKTIQVLSAILHYKEKDLLEDRTVLIIVPPTLISNWENEIKKFTPDLTYFIYHGSNRSYPLEKYDIILTSYGVVRLDLDMFLDERWFICVIDEAQNIKNPNTEQTKAIKSVNARSKIALTGTPIENRLMDYWSIFDFTNKGYLSTKDDFKKQFVMPIEKLEDEETLLELKTIAKPFVLRRLKSDDDIKDELPEKFINDIYCTLSKKQVKLYNAILEEIFFDIENSKGIQRKGIILKILTALKQTCNHPAQFLAIKNPKISESGKMELLVNILENILANDEKVIIFTQYVEMGKLIQELISKKFKQEVLFLHGSQTLKEKTRVIDTFQEDENYKIFVATLKTGGTGLNLTAAQNVIHYDLWWNPAVENQATDRVHRIGQDKDVMVYRFITKGTLEETIDAISKHKTDLAAKSISNDETFLTEMTDEELKEVLELRL